CAGATCATGGCCGACCTGTTCACGGTCATTGAACACAAAGAGCATTACCGTGAGCTGAAATACTGCTGGATCGGCGATGGCAACAACATGGCCAACAGCTGGATCAATGCGGCCAGTGTCTTCGGCTTTGAACTGCGAGTTGCCACCCCCAAGGGCTATGAGCCGGATACGATGGTGGTCGCCCGGGCTAAAAAAGCCGGCGCCAAGATCCTCTATACCAACGATCCGGTTGAGGCTGCTCGCGGTGCGGATGTTCTGAACACCGACGTCTGGGCCAGCATGGGGCAGGAGAGTGAGCAGCAGGAGCGAGCAAAGGCCTTCACCGGCTACCAGATCAACGACGAACTGCTCGCCCTCGCGGACAGCGACTGCGTGGTCATGCACTGCCTACCGGCCCATCGCGGTGAAGAGATCACCGACAGCGTCATCGAAGGGAAACACTCGATCATTTTTCAAGAGGCCGAGAACCGGCTGCATGTACAGAAAGCGATTATGGCAACCCTGATGGAGTTCAAGGCGTGCAACTGACCTGCCCCCATTGTCAGCACAGTAAAGAGGTTGCGGCTGAAAAATTGCCGAGCGAACCGACACGCGTGACCTGCCCACAGTGCCACGGGAGTTTCTCTCTGCCGCAACCAGATACCGCGCCAGCAGGACCAATGATCAGCTGCCCGGCGTGCCACCTTGAGCAACCCGCGGCGTCAGTCTGCACCTCCTGTGGTCTGACCTTCGCCAAATATCGCCCCCCGCACAAGGAAAACACCGTTTCAACCACGGCGACGACAGAGACCACCAGCCCCGAGAGCCTTCCCAAAGCCGGCTTCTGGGTGCGGCTCGTCGCCCTGTTGATCGATTATTTTCTGGTTTTTGTGATGCAATTCATCTTTGGCGTGCTGCTGGCCTTCATTGTCGGCCACGATTTCGCTATGCACGGGGCAATCTTGACGCTGATCCAGCTCTTTTCGCTCGTTCTCAGCCTTTTCTACTGGATCTTCTTTACCGGTTATTGTGGACAGACCCCGGGAAAGATGCTCTTGAGAATCAAGGTGATTGTCACCGACGGCAGTTCTCTGGGTTACGGTAAAGCCTTCTACCGTGAGGTCATCGGTAAATTCATTTCGGGGATCATCCTCGGCATCGGCTATCTGATGGCCGCCTTCGATGGTCAGAAACAGAGCCTGCATGACCGCATGGCCAAAACATACGTGATTAAACTTTAAAAACGCGCAACAAACGCAGCTTCTATTTCAGGAGAACTAACCGATGAGTAAAAAAGGACAAGTCAAAAAAGCAGTACTCGCCTATTCCGGTGGACTCGACACCTCGATCATTCTCAAGTGGCTGATCGAAGAATACGGCTGCGAAGTCGTCGCCTACTCCGCCGACCTCGGTCAAGGCGAAGAACTCGATGGCATC
Above is a genomic segment from Geopsychrobacter electrodiphilus DSM 16401 containing:
- the argF gene encoding ornithine carbamoyltransferase, whose translation is MKKDFLCLSDWTREELEAIFELCHDLKAKTKSYEPHRLLEGQTLAMIFEKSSTRTRISFEVGMSQLGGHALFLHSDTTQMGRGEPIKDTARIMSGYCDGIMIRTFSQAAIEELAKYSWIPVINGLTDMYHPCQIMADLFTVIEHKEHYRELKYCWIGDGNNMANSWINAASVFGFELRVATPKGYEPDTMVVARAKKAGAKILYTNDPVEAARGADVLNTDVWASMGQESEQQERAKAFTGYQINDELLALADSDCVVMHCLPAHRGEEITDSVIEGKHSIIFQEAENRLHVQKAIMATLMEFKACN
- a CDS encoding RDD family protein, whose product is MQLTCPHCQHSKEVAAEKLPSEPTRVTCPQCHGSFSLPQPDTAPAGPMISCPACHLEQPAASVCTSCGLTFAKYRPPHKENTVSTTATTETTSPESLPKAGFWVRLVALLIDYFLVFVMQFIFGVLLAFIVGHDFAMHGAILTLIQLFSLVLSLFYWIFFTGYCGQTPGKMLLRIKVIVTDGSSLGYGKAFYREVIGKFISGIILGIGYLMAAFDGQKQSLHDRMAKTYVIKL